From Diaminobutyricibacter sp. McL0608, one genomic window encodes:
- a CDS encoding DUF5666 domain-containing protein: MDENMPTEPLPPAQQPQPGYTQPQQPQPVYAQQPQQPAPQQPAPQQSAQQQHQPQDNEPFYKRYGLAFAISTLILGAFVIFGFVGAGAFAVGNFVSHAGNGISHVFEQDRGRPEPGIPGQGKGQGNGQGNGNGQGQGAAPNPNSGSQLAVVRGTIMDISGSTWTIDTQKGVTVTVEVSSSTQFGTPNQSESASDFAVGQEVIVLGSRSGDTVTAVRVLDLSTFKQPLPIGPNTPVTPGPSPSK; encoded by the coding sequence ATGGACGAGAATATGCCGACGGAGCCGCTCCCCCCGGCTCAGCAGCCGCAGCCCGGTTACACGCAGCCGCAGCAGCCGCAGCCGGTGTACGCGCAGCAGCCGCAGCAGCCTGCACCGCAGCAGCCTGCCCCGCAGCAGTCTGCCCAGCAGCAGCACCAGCCGCAGGACAACGAGCCTTTCTACAAGCGCTACGGCCTCGCGTTCGCGATCTCGACGCTGATCCTGGGCGCGTTCGTGATTTTCGGGTTCGTGGGTGCCGGCGCCTTCGCGGTCGGCAACTTCGTTTCCCATGCCGGCAATGGCATCTCGCACGTGTTCGAACAGGACCGCGGCCGGCCGGAGCCGGGAATCCCCGGTCAGGGCAAGGGCCAGGGAAACGGGCAGGGCAACGGAAACGGGCAGGGGCAGGGCGCGGCGCCCAACCCGAACTCGGGGAGTCAGCTCGCGGTGGTCCGCGGCACGATCATGGACATCTCGGGATCGACCTGGACGATCGACACGCAGAAGGGTGTGACGGTCACCGTCGAGGTGTCGTCATCGACCCAGTTCGGTACGCCGAACCAGTCGGAGAGCGCATCCGATTTCGCGGTGGGCCAGGAGGTCATCGTGCTCGGTTCGCGTTCGGGTGACACGGTCACCGCGGTCCGCGTGCTCGACCTCTCGACGTTCAAGCAGCCCCTGCCCATCGGTCCGAACACCCCCGTAACCCCCGGCCCCAGCCCGAGCAAATAG
- a CDS encoding TetR/AcrR family transcriptional regulator C-terminal domain-containing protein — protein sequence MDNSEDNGTRVIRHTQQDVTRAALSVLDELGLPDLTMRRLASVLNVQPSALYWHFPNKQTLLAAVSDSILSQQRVTPPTADWRADLHSEAGALRDALLAYRDGAEVVSSTLALGLGGDQAEERLATAIARGGFDDRTSAAAARAVLHFILGHVSREQQHLQASSLGAAREPEGPLDDDDTAGGFDFGITLLAGGLEVYRASAETLR from the coding sequence ATGGACAACTCGGAAGACAACGGCACCCGCGTCATCCGTCACACGCAGCAGGACGTGACGCGCGCCGCCCTCTCCGTGCTCGATGAGCTGGGGCTTCCCGACCTCACCATGCGCAGGCTCGCCTCCGTGCTGAATGTGCAGCCGAGCGCCCTGTACTGGCACTTCCCGAACAAGCAGACGCTGCTCGCGGCCGTCAGCGACAGCATCCTGAGCCAGCAGCGCGTGACGCCGCCGACGGCGGACTGGCGCGCAGACCTGCACTCGGAAGCCGGAGCGTTGAGGGATGCTCTCCTCGCCTACCGCGACGGGGCGGAGGTCGTCTCCAGCACACTCGCGCTCGGGTTGGGCGGCGACCAGGCGGAAGAACGTCTCGCGACGGCCATCGCGCGCGGCGGCTTCGACGACCGAACGAGTGCGGCCGCGGCCCGGGCGGTGCTCCACTTCATCCTTGGCCACGTGTCGCGGGAGCAGCAGCACCTGCAGGCGAGCAGCCTGGGTGCAGCACGAGAGCCGGAGGGCCCGCTCGACGACGATGACACTGCGGGCGGCTTCGACTTCGGGATCACCCTGCTGGCCGGCGGCCTCGAGGTCTACCGCGCCTCCGCCGAGACCCTCCGGTAG
- a CDS encoding biotin transporter BioY encodes MKTQRAIDPRDLAKVAVFAALIAVLGLPGAIPVFGGAVPITAQTLGVMLSGAILGPWLGALSVIVFEVLVALGLPLLSGGRGGVSVFVGPSAGYLFGWIAGSFVIGLILWAGGKKPTWLRAFIACLVGGIGVIYAIGIPVQAWVTHIPIPQTALLSLAFIPGDILKAVLAATITMLLWRAYPPAFTAYATRHAARAKKPDDLVDAG; translated from the coding sequence GTGAAGACACAGCGTGCAATCGACCCGCGCGACCTCGCCAAAGTCGCGGTGTTCGCGGCCCTGATCGCCGTCCTCGGCCTCCCCGGCGCCATCCCGGTGTTCGGCGGCGCGGTACCCATCACTGCGCAGACCCTCGGGGTCATGCTCTCCGGGGCGATCCTCGGGCCCTGGCTCGGGGCCCTCTCCGTGATCGTGTTCGAAGTGCTCGTCGCCCTCGGGCTTCCCCTGCTCTCGGGCGGACGTGGCGGGGTGAGCGTCTTCGTCGGCCCGTCGGCCGGGTACCTCTTCGGCTGGATCGCCGGATCGTTCGTCATCGGGCTGATCCTCTGGGCCGGCGGCAAGAAGCCGACCTGGCTGCGGGCGTTCATCGCCTGTCTCGTCGGCGGCATCGGGGTCATCTATGCGATCGGCATCCCCGTGCAGGCCTGGGTGACGCACATCCCGATTCCGCAGACCGCACTGCTCAGCCTCGCGTTCATCCCTGGCGACATCCTCAAGGCGGTGCTCGCGGCCACGATCACGATGCTGCTGTGGCGCGCGTACCCGCCCGCGTTCACGGCGTACGCCACGCGTCACGCGGCCAGGGCGAAGAAACCCGACGACCTGGTGGATGCGGGATGA
- a CDS encoding class I adenylate-forming enzyme family protein, with protein sequence MTRSGWISRGESRLQGADFDAAVTARAAEHGGRGARIEPIRTPDALQALVEAFAVRESGGIPVIGDDRWEEEQWLDLQLTCRSLSAPAGLAWATLTSGSTRSPRLILRSDGSWSSSYPDIARLLGLTAESVVYLPVHLVSSMSMFSIAMSRSLGHSIRLPRLRRPAADDLADATHVHATPLLFERILDLVEDGASHRLTAALVGGARLDPALRRRAAELGIRVVTYYGAAELSFVAFDDDGSGLRTFPDVESRLDGDGRLWVRSPYLAAGYAGDEQGPFAMDDGWATVGDLAAIDAAGRLTLRGRADGAILTAGATVVPEEVEAVLRTVPGIREAVVFGNAAHGTDSLVTAVVEFDPDVLLTAPELRERMRSALMLPHRPRLWYRMERIPLTATGKPARGRVREAVANGEVPRLGT encoded by the coding sequence ATGACCCGATCCGGCTGGATCTCACGGGGGGAGTCGCGCCTTCAGGGCGCAGACTTCGACGCCGCTGTGACTGCGCGCGCCGCCGAGCACGGCGGCCGTGGCGCTCGCATCGAGCCGATCCGCACGCCGGATGCACTGCAGGCACTCGTCGAGGCTTTCGCCGTCAGAGAGTCGGGCGGCATCCCGGTCATCGGCGACGACCGCTGGGAAGAAGAACAATGGCTCGACCTGCAGCTCACCTGCCGGAGCCTGTCCGCCCCTGCCGGGCTCGCGTGGGCGACACTGACGTCGGGAAGCACGCGCAGCCCCCGACTGATCCTGCGATCGGATGGGTCCTGGTCGTCGTCCTACCCGGACATCGCCCGGCTCCTCGGGCTCACCGCCGAGTCGGTCGTGTATCTCCCCGTCCACCTGGTGTCGTCGATGTCCATGTTCTCGATCGCGATGTCGCGCAGCCTCGGGCACAGCATCCGGCTCCCGCGCCTGCGCCGGCCGGCAGCCGACGACCTGGCGGATGCGACCCACGTGCACGCGACCCCGCTGCTGTTCGAGCGCATCCTCGACCTGGTCGAGGATGGCGCGTCCCACCGCCTCACCGCCGCTCTCGTCGGCGGCGCCCGACTCGACCCGGCGCTGCGCAGGCGTGCCGCCGAACTCGGCATCCGGGTCGTCACGTACTACGGCGCCGCGGAGCTCTCGTTCGTCGCTTTCGACGACGACGGCTCAGGGCTCCGCACGTTCCCGGACGTCGAATCCCGGCTCGATGGAGACGGCCGGCTGTGGGTGCGCTCGCCGTATCTCGCCGCCGGCTATGCGGGCGACGAGCAGGGCCCGTTCGCGATGGACGACGGCTGGGCCACTGTGGGCGACCTGGCGGCGATCGACGCCGCCGGTCGGCTGACGCTCCGCGGCCGGGCTGATGGTGCGATCCTCACGGCCGGCGCGACGGTGGTTCCCGAGGAGGTCGAGGCCGTGCTGCGAACGGTGCCGGGCATCCGCGAGGCCGTGGTGTTCGGCAACGCAGCCCACGGAACCGATTCGCTCGTCACCGCTGTCGTCGAGTTCGACCCGGATGTCCTGCTCACCGCACCCGAGCTCAGGGAGCGGATGCGTTCGGCGCTCATGCTGCCACACCGGCCCCGCCTCTGGTACAGGATGGAGCGCATCCCTCTGACCGCGACGGGCAAGCCCGCACGCGGGCGCGTACGCGAGGCCGTCGCGAACGGGGAGGTTCCCCGCCTTGGGACGTAG
- a CDS encoding thiolase family protein, whose translation MGRSTATIVAARRTPVATRGGRLAQHPVDALAAAAIRAAVDDAESCTRGELAVADVVIGNCMGPGGNTARVAALAAGLDVAVPGMTIDRQCGSGLSAIITAAGMIRAGDAEAVVAGGAESASTAPVRVMDGQPYTRAAFAPPGHHDPEMIPAAEALGRRFGISRDEQDAYALRSHRAAERAIRAGLFTDELVAVGSTTADDGPRADLERMLHRFPPLAGGAVTAGNSSRVSDGAAAVAIVDDALRGSAPGLRLVASAAVGCDPALPGIGPVPAVERVLDLSGSSLDDVAAIEIVEAFSAQTLAVLESLGLHGEGRTDPRVCAQGGALALGHPWGASGAIAVVRLFSRLVRAGAPAGSLGLATAAVGGGLGVAALFEVVR comes from the coding sequence TTGGGACGTAGCACGGCGACGATCGTGGCGGCGCGGCGGACTCCCGTCGCCACGCGCGGCGGGCGGCTGGCACAGCATCCGGTGGATGCGCTGGCGGCCGCAGCGATCCGCGCGGCCGTCGACGACGCGGAGAGCTGCACCCGCGGCGAGCTCGCGGTCGCCGACGTCGTCATCGGCAACTGCATGGGTCCCGGCGGGAACACCGCACGTGTGGCGGCGCTCGCCGCGGGACTCGACGTCGCCGTTCCCGGAATGACCATCGACCGCCAGTGCGGCAGCGGCCTCTCGGCCATCATCACGGCGGCCGGCATGATTCGGGCCGGTGATGCCGAGGCCGTCGTCGCCGGGGGTGCGGAGAGCGCATCGACCGCGCCGGTCCGGGTGATGGACGGGCAGCCGTATACGCGGGCCGCGTTCGCTCCGCCGGGCCACCACGACCCCGAGATGATTCCGGCCGCCGAGGCTCTCGGGCGGCGGTTCGGCATCTCCCGTGACGAGCAGGACGCGTATGCGCTGCGCAGTCACCGCGCGGCCGAGCGGGCCATCCGCGCCGGTCTGTTCACCGACGAGCTGGTCGCGGTCGGCTCCACGACCGCGGACGACGGCCCCCGCGCCGATCTGGAACGCATGCTCCACCGATTTCCGCCGCTCGCAGGCGGAGCAGTGACCGCCGGCAATTCGAGTCGCGTGAGCGACGGGGCGGCCGCGGTCGCGATCGTCGACGATGCGCTTCGCGGCTCGGCGCCGGGACTCCGCCTGGTCGCCTCGGCGGCTGTCGGATGCGACCCCGCCCTTCCCGGCATCGGCCCGGTTCCCGCGGTCGAGCGCGTCCTCGACCTCTCCGGCAGCTCCCTCGACGATGTGGCCGCCATCGAGATCGTCGAAGCCTTCTCGGCACAGACTCTCGCCGTTCTCGAGTCGCTCGGACTGCACGGCGAGGGCCGCACCGATCCCCGCGTCTGCGCCCAGGGTGGCGCGCTCGCACTGGGACACCCGTGGGGTGCGAGCGGTGCGATCGCGGTCGTGAGGCTGTTCTCGCGGCTCGTGCGTGCGGGTG